DNA from Rosa rugosa chromosome 6, drRosRugo1.1, whole genome shotgun sequence:
AACTTTGGGAAGGAACCAAGGTACATtcataatttatatatatttcataTACTTTAAAACGAAAGTCAGGATACCTGGTATGTTATTTGATGCCTCTGTTTTCCTGGTGGTTATAATTGCAGCCTTTGAAAAACTTGACATTCATCGATTTAAGTCACTCTCCACATCTCAAGAAGACCCCTGACTTGACTAAGGCTACAAAACTTGAGAAGCTAATTCTTGATGGTTGTTCAAGTTTATTCGAGGTGCACCCATCCATTTGGGATCATAAAAACCTTGTCTTATTAAGTCTCAAAGGTTGCACAGAACTTAAGGTTCTTCCGGCCAGCATCCATATGAATTCTCTTAAGACCCTCAACCTTTCTGGCTGCTTAAATCTTGAGAAGCTTCCCGAGATTGCAGAAGTTATGATGGAGCTatcagagcttggtttggatgAGACTGCAATTAAAGACCTTCCCTCATCAATTGAAAGGCTTCAGGGGCTTAATGTATTAAGTATGAGAAACTGCACTAGCCTTGTTTCTCTTCCGGACAGCCTCTGTAGTTTGGCACACCTTACATTTCTCAATCTGTCTGGCTGCTCAAAACTTACTGACTTTCCTGACAGCTTGAGGAATATGCAAGCATTGACAATCAGTGGTATAGAACAACTCCCACCCGCGATGAGAAGCAAAAGAACAGAGAGGGAGGGAGTCATTGGAGTCTCGGGGGAGGGAAGTTCATCAGAGTCTGGGGAAGGAAGAGTCTACAACTGCACATTGTCGCCGGTGCCAAAGCAACATAgtgagagaaaagaagagagagacgaTGGAGGTGGCAGTGCAAAGGGAGGATTGCTTGGCAGGAGGAGGGAAGTCGGGGGCCTTTTGCAGCTTCTTGAGTTGCCCGGGGGAACTATGTCTCTGAGAACGATAGAAGGAGAGAGATTAATTAGGCCCAGaggtatactttttttttttttttgtctaatctCTTATTAATCTGTTTTTTCATGGCCAATACTTCTTTGTTTTCCCACTGTTCTTCCAACTGTATTCTTCTGTTCTCACAGACGGGTCTCTAATAACCATGTCCCCGCCTGTTCCCTCCACTCTTGTTCCAGGACGACATTCTGCGTTCTTCAATTCGTATTGCAACCGCTGAAACCCATCATCCCGACCCCCAATCTCTGAGAGTAGGTTACAAGTTTCAGTTTTTATTATCCATTTTGGGGTTTTCTTCGGATTGGCTTTAATTTCTGTGGTGTGCtgaatttgattttgttgttACTGTTTTCATTTAAGGTTTAGAAATTTTGGGCTTTGGAATATACATTATAGACTTGAGAAGCCTCGACATTTTCATTCTAGATAATATTAGTTGGATAAATTACAGGGAAGCTAATGAACTAAGAGAACTTTATTAGTTAGATAAGTGTACGATATGATTTGGCAAAGGCCAAATTGCAGGAGTCACTGTGGCACTGTTACTTATGATCAGGTAATATACTTTGGACCAGCTACATGGAGATTCTGCATAATTTGTGTCAATAAGAATTCAAAACATCACCAAACCAGCTACTTTCTTCTAACCTTGTTTGAACTTGAAAGATTCTCAAATTCTAGACTGGGTATAATGCATGCTGTCATTTTATGTACATCACCTTTTCTTAAAAATTTGACCCATTGCTAATTATGTTTGGTTCATTAGCTCAATTTTCTTGGGTGCTTTGAAAGATAATATAGAATTTGTTTTATGGTTTATAATTTGTAAGGACTGTTGGTTTTCATGTCCTGATTCTAGACCATATACTTGATACAGGTAATTCCATTCCTTTCCTATAATAACCATAACCATCCACGCCTTAACCGTGCTTGTCTGTACACAAATTTGAGTCATATGAAGATAACATAACCTTTCTGTTTGTTGATTTAACTTTTCTGTTTTGTGTTTGCAGGTGGAAATGAAATTGTAGATCTCTATCTTGATGGAGAAAGGAACTTGGCTGATACGACTTTGCACTGTTTTGAAAAATTTTAGGTGTACAATTATGTTGGTACTGGTAGGATTCCTGAAGCCCATCTAATTATGTTTTCTTATTCTAGACGTTTAGACTATTTTGATCACAGTGGTGCATCATTACATATCCACATTGAATAGTGGACCTTGCTGTACATGAGGCCATCTGTTAAACTATGTTATTCTGCAACTTCATCTATACTTGGATAATTTAGCTCTTGCATGGTATGAAAGTAAGAGGATTTGGTAATTAGTTGAACTGCACCAATCCTTAGAAGTTAGAATCAAAGAATCTTTTGGTTTTTACTATCAGCCCCCTAGCATGTGTATTCATACCAGTGTGCCCATGCATTTGCTACATGACTTTCAAATCATGAAGATCAAACAGTATATCTCTATGCCCATGCATTTGCCAGTTTAACATGCACTCCTTGATATCTGCAGGTAACATTTCTGGGTTGGTGTTGTAAGCTCGACTATGGCTTTGGTGAGTAAATTATCTTGTGTATGAATTCTGACTACGGTTgagttttttgttttcaaaattTAGAGATCATTAAATTAAAATAACCATGGAGTATCCAACTTAAGGTGTCTGTAACTCAAGTCTCTTAACCACATGCTAGTTTTGTTGAGAACAAAATCTGCAATTTCTTCTTACTTGGCTCCTCTGTGTAACTGAGCTAAATATAAAGTGATTAGCTGATGTCTTAGTGTTGAATAGTTTAGTACAGTGCTTCCTTTTATTTAGTGCTGCTTTGATTGACTAATTTGCATACTTATGATGTCTGTTGCAATCTCTATTCAGGTAAAAAAATGCATATAAAGGAAGTTGATGTAATATTGGAGTGAGTCAGACTATTGGAGCCAGTGCTACTGAAGTACTTGGGTTTTTGATGTATTAAAGTTCGATAGAATAGAAGTTCCGTTGTTGGATATTTGAACTTATTCTATTGTAACACTAAAATAAGTATTTTAATAATGGGATTGAGATTAGTGTTTTTATTTGAACAATTAGGTTGTTTGCAAATATTGAACTTCTTTCACACAATGCAGTTGTGTTCACCTAATCAATAACTGACCATGAAAATTATATTCAATTACTGTTGCATCTAACAGTGGAAAATGTTACATCCAATGGTGGAAAATAAGACAATCACACAATAACTTAATAGAGCACGTTACCTAGTCAGTAAGTGATGAAGAAAATTATGCTCAACCACCATTGGATGTAAATTCAATAGTggaaaaatttatttttaagttaaattattttgttttcaatCATTGAATTTACATCCAAAAGTTATTGAGTATAGTTTATGCCAAATAACTTGGTAAACATTTAACCGATAACTTTGGGCAAATGACCTTTGTTCCGGTTGTACGTCCTATTATCGAACAAAACCCGGGCCGGGAAAGTCCAACTCTTTATCCATTAGACCCGGCCCAAATCTGAACCCGGATGCAATTTTTCCCCAAATACAAACGCCTTCTGTGGCTCCCTCCAATTCCCAACTGCCATCTCCGGGTACGCAGTGGCGAAGTACTCAACTCCTCTCTCACTCTTCACCACCCTCACATCTTCACAATGTCAACCTCCAACCCAAACACCACCACCGTCTGATCTCCCAAACCTTAACGCTTCCCAATGTCCACAACCATCTCCATCCGCGACTCCGCCCCCACCGCCACTATGGCCGCAGCCATATCCTCCTCCGACATGAATGGCGGATTCTACTCCCCAGCCAAAGCCGCCACTAGACCCCTCTTCAGCCCACGCTTCCCTCCATTTCAGCGTCTCCGCCACCTCTTTTGCGCGCGCAAGCTCAGACTCGTCGCCTCTGTTTTCCTTCTCTGCTTCGTCGTTTTCCTCTCCTCCAGGCTCAGCTCTCTCATGGGCTGGCTCCCTCCCCAACCCAACTCCTCATTTCCAAGGTACAATCAAAGCTCAAACCTCATTTTATTTATACTACAATTTCGGTTTTGATAGATCAAAAATCTTCAGGGGTGGTGGATACACTGTTCTGATAAACACATGGAAGCAAAGCTCTGCTTTGAAGCAATCGGTTGCTCACTATGCCACGTGTGATGGGGTTGCTTCTATTCATGTGGTGTGGTCTGATAGTGATCCGCCTTCGGAAACTTTGAAGTCTCGTCTTGAAAAGATGGTGTTTTCAAAGTCAAGAGCAGCTCAAAAACCTGACTTTAGGTTTGGGATGAGGCAGGATGAGGATTTGAACAACAGGTTCAAGCCGATTGAGGGGATGACAACTGATGCTGTGTTTTCGGTTGATGATGATGTGATTGTTTCGTGTGACACGTTGGATTTTGCTTTCGGAGTTTGGCAGTCTGCGCCGAATGGTATGGTTGGGTTCACTCCTAGAATGCATTGGATTGATGAGGAGGTTAGTGTTGTTTGAAGTGTTTTGATAGGGAAATGGTGATGGATTGTgtgttttcgtttttttttttttttttttttttattgatgtgTTTGTTTGGATGGAAATTGATACAGCAGAGTGGCGTGGCGAATTATGAGTATGGGGGATGGTGGTCAGTTTGGTGGATGGGGACATATAGCATGCTGCTTCCGAAAGCTGCATTCTTTCATAGGAAATACTTGGATTTGTATACTTACGATATGGCCTCATCCATTCGTGATTATGTCACCAGGGAAAGGTAGATATAAATACATATGTGACATATGGCTATTAGCTCTCATTTGCTTATGTGCCGCCACTGGTTTTATACTTTGAATTGATGTGTTTATGCAGAAACTGTGAAGATATTGCTATGTCATTGCTTGTTGCTAATGCCACCGGTGCACCTCCGATTTGGGTGAAAGGTAGGTTTtgcatttccttttcttgacaTTTATATATCTGCAAATTAATTTGGATGTAAGACTCAGGCTTTGTGTTGATGTCCAAATGACTATAGAGTCTATAGTTAGATTGTCTTTTGGCAGAAATAAGGCTAATGCTTTCTCTATATAAACTAGAACAAttacattttttgttttgttttttgtgtggaggtattgaaaacaaaataataacttatgACTTGTGAACCACTCTAATGAATAAACCTATACAATAGCTTGTCCAATGCATATTCAGACACCCTGAATTGAGTGAAGTCATCACTAACTTTCGTTGCTAACTTGCTATTGATCTGGCCTCTGTGTGAAACCTTTTACTTGTTTGAAAACTTCCTCATTCATTTGTAAAACTTACCTTTACCTGTAATTGTATCAGAACAGAAACGAAGTTTGTCTTACTGAACGAAATAATGTTTTCAATAGAATAACACCAATTATCAAGTCAAGATATTGCAGAGTGTTGCATTGTTCATTTCCACCTTGACAGATAAAACAGAGAGATAACAAGTCAAATGTTAAAACTTAAACAAACATCAATTGTATATACTCTTGAGGTATATATGATATGGTAATATATACTCTCTTCGTTTGACTTGAGcatcaatttatttaaggatATATGTTTTCGAAGTTGCTTAGAGATCAGGAATAATAGACGAAAGGCTTATTTAATCATATAAGTATCGATTCCTAAGATTTTTCTCAAATTGTCATCGAGTTAACTGCACATTGGATAGGGAGCATCTGTTACTTGGGGTTTTTGTCCCATCTACAAACTTAAATAGATGATCTGAAGTGTATTACAATTATATGAATATCAGAGGCATGGTCTGGACCCTTAATGTGTGTTGTACGGTTGTTTAGCTGTAATTGCTTCTCTTTACATTTTCCCTAACTTTATGTACTAGTATGTTGAGCAAGCAATACTTTGGAAACTGAAGTTCTGAGTATTAGTTGTAGTTCGCATAAAGTAAATGATACTGAGGCTAGTTTTAGTTGTATGTTCACATACGATTTTGCAAAGAGGAAGTAATAATCAGCAAATATATAGTGTTTTTTCACAATAATATTGGAATCTGTTCTTGGCCCAACTGAACTGTGCCATTGTAATCTTGAGCTTTTGGTGCTAAGTTCATGTCTAATTTTGCCCCTCTAGCAAATTTGATGTTTATTTTGGGGACAAAAACTATGCAGGGAAGATGTACGAGCTTGGATCTTCAGGAATTAGCGGTCTGAAAAGGCACAGCAAGAGTCGCAACAAGTGCCTCAATGATCTCATCTCCCTCTTCGGAAGAATTCCCCTTGTACAAACTAACGTTAAAGCTGTCGATGCCAGGTTTGAATGGTTCTGGTAGTTTCAGTTCTGTAACTTGCCTTCTTTCCACCTTGTAGTTTAGTACATGTATATGCTCT
Protein-coding regions in this window:
- the LOC133717651 gene encoding glycosylinositol phosphorylceramide mannosyl transferase 1-like isoform X2, whose translation is MSTTISIRDSAPTATMAAAISSSDMNGGFYSPAKAATRPLFSPRFPPFQRLRHLFCARKLRLVASVFLLCFVVFLSSRLSSLMGWLPPQPNSSFPRGGGYTVLINTWKQSSALKQSVAHYATCDGVASIHVVWSDSDPPSETLKSRLEKMVFSKSRAAQKPDFRFGMRQDEDLNNRFKPIEGMTTDAVFSVDDDVIVSCDTLDFAFGVWQSAPNGMVGFTPRMHWIDEESGVANYEYGGWWSVWWMGTYSMLLPKAAFFHRKYLDLYTYDMASSIRDYVTRERNCEDIAMSLLVANATGAPPIWVKGKMYELGSSGISGLKRHSKSRNKCLNDLISLFGRIPLVQTNVKAVDARFEWFW
- the LOC133717651 gene encoding glycosylinositol phosphorylceramide mannosyl transferase 1-like isoform X1; amino-acid sequence: MSTTISIRDSAPTATMAAAISSSDMNGGFYSPAKAATRPLFSPRFPPFQRLRHLFCARKLRLVASVFLLCFVVFLSSRLSSLMGWLPPQPNSSFPRGGGYTVLINTWKQSSALKQSVAHYATCDGVASIHVVWSDSDPPSETLKSRLEKMVFSKSRAAQKPDFRFGMRQDEDLNNRFKPIEGMTTDAVFSVDDDVIVSCDTLDFAFGVWQSAPNGMVGFTPRMHWIDEEQSGVANYEYGGWWSVWWMGTYSMLLPKAAFFHRKYLDLYTYDMASSIRDYVTRERNCEDIAMSLLVANATGAPPIWVKGKMYELGSSGISGLKRHSKSRNKCLNDLISLFGRIPLVQTNVKAVDARFEWFW